A stretch of Henckelia pumila isolate YLH828 chromosome 4, ASM3356847v2, whole genome shotgun sequence DNA encodes these proteins:
- the LOC140866302 gene encoding anthocyanidin 3-O-glucoside 2'''-O-xylosyltransferase-like produces MNNSEKPKLHIAMFPWIGMGHIITYATLSNDLANRGHTISFLLPNKGLLKLQNQNIYSNLIKFYTVAVPHVPGLPLGAETTADIDYSAKDPLAIAFDAMSDQVEELLSLLKPDIVLFDFAHWITNLAAKIGFKTVCYSTVSASCMAIGVVPARHFPKDRQMTDEELAEPPRGYPSKTVVFRRHEARALSFICSTYGDITFDARISSALRDCDAIGTRTVGELEGPMCDYLAGQYKKPVFLSGPVLPQAPKTVLEDKWDKWLSKFKPKSVLYCAFGSQNTMRKEQFQELVLGFEMTGMPFFLALSKPHGANSIEEALPEGFLDRVGDMGVVHDGWVQQTQILNHPSVGCFVSHCGFGSSWESLLSDAQIVVVPWLGDQILNARLLSEEMKVAVEVERGENAWFSKEDLCIAIKSLIDPDSQLGKTIQQNHLRWKETLSKPGFYDHYIDNFIENLHQLI; encoded by the coding sequence ATGAATAATTCAGAGAAACCAAAGCTGCACATAGCCATGTTTCCATGGATCGGCATGGGGCACATAATCACCTACGCCACTCTATCCAACGACCTCGCCAACAGGGGCCACACAATCTCCTTTCTTCTGCCCAACAAAGGATTGCTTAAActccaaaaccaaaacatttACTCAAACTTGATCAAATTCTACACTGTCGCAGTCCCTCATGTCCCAGGCCTCCCCCTCGGCGCCGAGACAACCGCCGACATCGACTACAGCGCCAAGGACCCGCTCGCCATAGCCTTCGACGCCATGTCCGATCAAGTGGAGGAGCTTCTTTCGCTTCTAAAACCCGATATCGTGCTTTTCGATTTCGCCCACTGGATCACCAACCTCGCTGCCAAGATCGGCTTCAAAACTGTTTGCTATAGCACCGTTTCCGCCTCGTGCATGGCTATCGGGGTGGTTCCCGCCAGGCACTTCCCCAAAGATCGGCAGATGACGGATGAAGAACTGGCGGAGCCTCCTCGAGGGTATCCTTCTAAAACAGTCGTCTTCCGCCGCCACGAGGCACGTGCTCTGTCTTTTATCTGTTCCACTTACGGAGACATCACTTTCGACGCTCGCATCTCCTCTGCGTTGCGAGACTGCGACGCCATCGGTACCCGAACTGTTGGCGAGCTAGAAGGCCCCATGTGTGATTACCTGGCCGGCCAGTACAAGAAACCTGTTTTTCTTTCTGGCCCTGTTCTTCCGCAGGCTCCCAAAACTGTTTTAGAAGACAAGTGGGACAAATGGCTGAGCAAATTCAAGCCAAAATCCGTTCTTTATTGCGCGTTCGGAAGCCAAAACACCATGCGAAAGGAGCAGTTTCAGGAGCTGGTACTTGGTTTCGAGATGACGGGGATGCCTTTCTTCCTCGCCCTGTCGAAACCACACGGCGCAAACTCCATTGAAGAAGCTCTGCCGGAAGGATTCTTGGACCGGGTGGGGGACATGGGAGTGGTTCACGACGGGTGGGTGCAGCAGACTCAGATTCTGAACCATCCTTCCGTGGGCTGCTTCGTGAGTCACTGCGGGTTCGGGTCCTCGTGGGAGTCTTTGCTTAGCGATGCTCAAATAGTGGTGGTTCCATGGCTGGGAGATCAAATCCTGAACGCGCGGCTGCTGTCGGAGGAGATGAAAGTGGCTGTGGAGGTGGAAAGGGGCGAGAATGCGTGGTTTTCCAAGGAGGATCTGTGCATTGCCATTAAATCTTTGATAGACCCAGACAGCCAATTGGGGAAGACGATCCAGCAAAATCATCTTCGCTGGAAGGAAACTCTGTCCAAACCTGGATTTTACGATCATTATATCGATAACTTCATCGAGAATTTGCATCAACTAATTTAG